From one Streptomyces chromofuscus genomic stretch:
- a CDS encoding Chromate resistance protein ChrB, producing MSEVDERWLLVSVTTAGAASSLRMHVWRKLKGLGALYLQQSVCLLPERPAVAAAVAELGERVLADGGRMRVVHIEVADEGERRELAGEMTATVDREYAEVLERLPSFFSELARESGRGRAIFAEVEESEADLEGFRSWVAKIESRDYFDAPRGDLVRAELVRAGETLAAFATAALAGEDADGATPSG from the coding sequence GTGAGTGAGGTGGATGAGCGGTGGCTGCTGGTGTCGGTGACGACGGCCGGGGCCGCTTCGTCGTTGCGGATGCACGTGTGGCGGAAGCTGAAAGGGCTGGGGGCGCTGTATCTGCAGCAGTCTGTGTGTCTGCTGCCGGAACGGCCTGCGGTGGCTGCCGCGGTGGCGGAGCTGGGTGAGCGGGTACTGGCCGACGGCGGGCGGATGCGGGTGGTGCACATCGAGGTCGCCGATGAGGGCGAGCGGCGAGAACTTGCCGGGGAGATGACCGCCACGGTCGATCGCGAGTACGCGGAGGTGCTGGAACGGTTGCCGTCCTTCTTCTCGGAGCTGGCGAGGGAATCCGGGCGCGGGCGGGCGATCTTCGCCGAGGTGGAGGAGTCCGAGGCCGACCTGGAGGGGTTCCGCTCGTGGGTGGCGAAGATCGAGTCCCGCGACTACTTCGACGCACCGCGGGGCGACCTGGTGCGGGCCGAACTGGTGCGGGCCGGGGAGACGCTGGCCGCGTTCGCGACGGCGGCGCTGGCCGGGGAGGACGCGGACGGCGCGACCCCGTCCGGGTAG
- a CDS encoding TIR domain-containing protein, which produces MSYPQLLTPEEKLADAKKLLGLPRIVVICGSTRFMPEMNEADLRETKAGKIVVKPGCDMKSPHELWSDPVEAEALKVRLDDLHRAKIRLADEVLVVGDYIGDSTRAEIAYARSLGKPVRFTHPEVDPDA; this is translated from the coding sequence GTGTCATACCCGCAACTGCTCACCCCCGAGGAGAAGCTCGCCGACGCGAAGAAGCTGTTGGGCCTCCCGCGTATCGTCGTGATCTGCGGCTCCACCCGCTTCATGCCCGAGATGAACGAGGCCGATCTGCGGGAGACCAAAGCCGGAAAGATCGTCGTCAAACCGGGCTGTGACATGAAGTCGCCGCACGAACTCTGGTCCGATCCTGTCGAGGCCGAGGCGCTGAAGGTTCGACTCGACGATCTGCACCGGGCGAAGATCCGGCTCGCGGATGAGGTGCTCGTAGTCGGCGACTACATCGGAGACAGCACCCGAGCGGAAATCGCCTACGCCCGGTCGCTGGGCAAGCCCGTGCGGTTCACGCACCCCGAAGTCGACCCTGACGCCTGA
- a CDS encoding YkvA family protein translates to MNDIWQMLIGIAAGLLVCWLILLAALALARPKGDLLTEAVRLLPDLLRLVSRLARDRTLPRRTRALLWVLAGYLALPVDLVPDVIPVLGYADDAIAVALVLRAVIRRSGADALTRHWPGTDDGLAVVRRLAGLGASAPRQ, encoded by the coding sequence ATGAACGACATCTGGCAGATGCTGATCGGCATCGCCGCCGGCCTGCTGGTGTGCTGGCTGATCCTGTTGGCCGCCCTCGCTCTTGCCCGGCCCAAGGGCGACCTGCTCACCGAGGCCGTCCGGCTCCTGCCCGACCTGCTGCGCCTGGTCTCCCGCCTCGCCCGCGACCGCACCCTGCCCCGCCGCACCCGCGCCCTGCTGTGGGTGCTGGCCGGCTATCTGGCCCTGCCCGTCGACCTGGTCCCCGACGTCATCCCGGTCCTCGGCTACGCCGACGACGCCATCGCCGTCGCCCTCGTGCTGCGCGCCGTCATACGCCGCTCCGGAGCGGACGCGCTCACGCGGCACTGGCCCGGAACGGATGACGGGCTCGCCGTCGTGCGCCGCCTTGCCGGACTCGGGGCAAGCGCACCCCGCCAGTAG
- a CDS encoding sensor histidine kinase, with amino-acid sequence MPSADRERALERFRRAFDSHRDGTGLGLPVVRHLVRAAGGRDHPAPGLGGGLDA; translated from the coding sequence GTGCCATCGGCAGACCGGGAGCGGGCCCTCGAACGGTTCAGGCGCGCCTTCGACTCCCACCGCGACGGCACCGGCCTCGGCCTGCCCGTCGTCCGCCACCTGGTCCGAGCCGCCGGGGGACGAGATCACCCTGCGCCCGGCCTGGGCGGCGGCCTCGACGCCTGA